A window of Polaromonas naphthalenivorans CJ2 contains these coding sequences:
- a CDS encoding DUF29 domain-containing protein has protein sequence MKTSYEADVVAWASEQARLIRAGRFDQLDLAHIAEEIEDVGKSEQRELASRMAVLLAHILKWKFQPQKRSVSWTLTIKEQRRLLVRRIQKTPSLGPMLVDPEWIDEIWVDAKALAEKETGLDIGAFPEVCPWDMAHVLTEDWLPE, from the coding sequence GGTGGCATGGGCCAGTGAACAGGCTCGGCTGATTCGCGCAGGTCGCTTCGATCAGCTCGATCTCGCACATATCGCAGAGGAAATTGAAGACGTGGGAAAAAGCGAACAACGTGAACTCGCCAGCCGCATGGCTGTGCTGCTGGCCCATATCCTCAAATGGAAGTTTCAGCCGCAAAAACGCTCTGTCAGCTGGACGCTGACGATCAAGGAGCAGCGCCGCCTGCTGGTTCGCCGGATTCAAAAAACACCCAGTCTTGGCCCGATGCTCGTGGACCCCGAGTGGATAGACGAAATCTGGGTGGATGCCAAGGCACTCGCGGAAAAGGAAACCGGGCTGGATATCGGGGCATTTCCAGAAGTGTGCCCATGGGACATGGCCCATGTCCTGACAGAAGACTGGCTCCCCGAGTAA